Within Sander vitreus isolate 19-12246 chromosome 23, sanVit1, whole genome shotgun sequence, the genomic segment CCTAAACCCTCATACCTCCCTCGATATTATCGCCCACGTAGTAGTAAACCAGAAGAAGGGTTTGGAGTAACAAATGCTACGAGGCTGCCCCATTCACTCAACATGTTGAATAATGATGataaagatatttctctctttttggaCTTGTGGTGATGTGATGGTGTCTTTGCCAAAAGAGGGAGAAACAGGTTTCTTGGGCTTCTGAAGGAAACCCAGTGACAAAATGGGCACACATGGTTTTTGGTTGGACTGGCCTGGACTCAATGTCTCAGAACACTGCTGATTATTCTGTTCCTACAAGATATTTCAGATTGATGAGGATATTTAtctcttttttaattattattattattttattttttaatttttaatttttaatttggcAATGTCTGGAATGTCCATAAATTGGTGCTGTGTAGTTTGCAGATGTGTTGGATGTCTGTGATAAAGTACTGGCAGCTGTTTGTCCACTGTCTTTGGCAGTCGCCATGTTTAGAGAAGGTGCCACCTGTAGCCTTCATTAGGACTAAAGGATGATATTGGAAGCTTGACAAAATGTCCCACTGTTCGACAGTGTTTGTGCAGTACAGTGTTTATGCTCGGTTTAAAAGTGAACATAAAcaaaagaattaaaatgttgtgtgtgtggcctTGACTATCATTATTGCTTGGTATCACTCTGCATACGCATTTTTAATGAAACCACTAAAACCTTTAAAATAGCCTTATTTGAATGAATTGACTCATTACAAGGTGTCATAAGATCACTTTTTATGCTCTTGCATGGGTGTAAGAACAGGGGCTGTTCTTCAGCCagctttaatatgtttatgtacgTTCTTGACAAGAGTTATATAAGAAGGTTaataccactttcatgtctgcaTGCTAAATAAAAACTTATAGCAGAAATAGGAACTAGAACAGattacagtaaacagtaaacgTATTACAGTGTCTATATAATGTCAAATGCATATTGATTCCTCGTGAAAAGGTCACCGTGCAGATAAGGCGGAGGAAcatgaccgtgtgtgtgtgtgtgtgtgtgtgtgtgtgtgtgtgtgtgtgtgtgtgtgtgtgtgtgtgtgtgtgtgtgtgagtttggtCCACCCTGGCTTTTACAGTTATTCATGCTGAGGCTCCATGAACTCGTAGTGGGAGAGTGACAGAATCAGTGAAACAAGAATGTGAGAGAAGTAGCTTACTGTGGTGTGTGTAGCcagaaaaacaggaagtggaagcCAGTGACATCTGGAGAAACATCTGGATAGAGGCCTTGAGGTGTGTAGGTGCATGTGGGTCTTGTGGTATGACGCTAAAGACCAAAAGTTGAGATGGCCTGTCGTAAGCATTTTTCAAGGGTGTGCGTATGTGTGATACTGTTGTGCTGATGAAGCAGAATTGAAGAGGTCAGTTAAAAGTGCTTCTTTTTAAGCAATGTGAGGTGTGAGTCAAAGATCATTCCTTTGTCATATGATGTAATCCACTTCctgtccactgcatgctgtctACTATAACAGAAATGCCTTAAAAGTGTTAATTCTCATAATCtacgtttttttcattttggtgattttctgacatgttataTGCCACATTtcagcctttagtgttgcagtgCAAAGTGGACAAAGATCATCTTAaccttacagacagacagacagacagacagacagacagaaagactacatttagcagctaaagtttcacatatttctgttaaacATGCTAAAAGTAGAATGAATATTAGACTAACATTAGTCAGGAGGCCAGAAATACAACTccaaacaaatgcaaatgttgCTCCGTGTCTGCTATATGTAGACGTGCAAATAAGCCACTGTTGCTAGCTTaggtcagtgttgtgttcacagcttATTGTGCTGCCCCCGGgtcgccaaaaaaaaaagaagcgaaTGCAGCTTTacaatgtttttgaaaaaaaacgggGATGTTACAACATGATTCGTGTTGCACTGTAGCACAGCTGTCTGTTATACTGGAAGGCTCAGTGAGGATGTGTGTTGATGGGCAGAGACATAAAGCTATGCATGTCAAGACTGTGTGAAAACTGTTAACGACATATTTTGAGATAAACAAATCCAATCCATGAAGTCTGAGTAAATCGATATCAGTGAGAGTCTGTATGAGCTCAGTACCCTCGAATAATAAGATCTTCCTAGTGCAGCTTGAGGGTGAAGCTTAGCAGCTGCCAGCCTGACTAAAAGAATTttgtatgtgttggttttaaGGAGAGTATTAGCATCACATGGCCTACACACTGAATCAGATGCTTTCTGTCCCTGCAAGAAAGAATTCAGGAGCTGAATAGCAGCATTAGTGCGGCCATGCaagtcacattttattttatttgtgagAAGTCTTCCAAATCATCTCTCAAACCACACATGTATGTAAAACCAAACTTGTATTGCTGTTTTAACATATGGTGTTGCTGGATGACTTCAGCAGCAAATTAaaggttaaaggtcccatattatgctaatgttcaggttcatacttgtattttgggtttctactagaacatgtttacatgctttaatgttcaaaaaacacattctttttctcatattgtctgtctaaatatacttgtattcaccctctgtctgaaacgctccgttttagggcctgtctctttaaggccccctcctgaaaaagcccagtgtgcgctgattggtcagtgtttccggggcggtgatggcgcagtggatatgacacatacctttggtgtgggagatctgggttcagttcccactgtgatacatcaaccaatgtatCCCTGAGCAatacacttaacccctagttgctccagaaacggtcaacctctgacatatatagcaattgtaagtcgctttggataaaagcgtcagctaaatgacatgtaatgtaatgtttctgGGTCTTCCACATCTGTGCTCTCGGAGTCGCTGCACCGCGGGGGAATGAATGTAATGGTACTGAGTgtcactttctacctatatatatatatatagtatagttgtgacatgaCAACAGTATGTATAAAGGCACGCTTGCTGTGTGCCAGCATTTCTCTGTGAATTGATTGTTTTGTTCCTttcactgtatttatatagcacctcgacctgctttataataaaaaaaagacatggaaatcttacTTTTTATAATATTGAAAATACCTTTAAAATGATACAGAAGACGAAGATAGAAATAAAGGTGTTCTTGAAAAATTTGGTTTAGATTGGGTATTTCtatcagagaaaaacaaatgtaagaAAATTGATCTTGTAAAGTAGTAAGTTTTATTTTCAGCTGTTTTTTAGAGTAAAATGCTGGCCATCTGTTAATCCCTCTGGCTCTTTACTGCTGATGCTAAGTTTTCGGTGCCAGCTTTTTTCTGGGTGTGAAATTCTGGTGACACACTTTCAAACTGTATTTTCCAAGAGTACAGACAGGTACGTCGGGAGTATCATAATCAAATTATGATTAGTATGTTGGTTCCATTTACCAGTCAATGTAATATAGTTAGTGTTTTGCATTGTAGGTTTATTAGAAAGAATGTACTGAATATCTTCCCCTCCTCTTAAACAAATCTCCAATATCTTAGGTTTCttgatttttatattatttcctTAAAGCTGAACAGGGTTTTCTTACATCAGACTCAACCATTTCCccaatctctccctctctcttgtctGACCAAACAGCTCACGGCCATATTTGCTTTCGGATGCTGTGGCGGATACTCAGGGAAGAacatcatctctctcttctGCGGCGATGGCACGAATGAAACTCTCACTGCCAACTTTCACTACCCATTTAGGTGAGAATCACAACACAcattttggtgatttttttaaagtcaggCACAGGTTTAAAATATCACTTATCAGTTACATATTAATTTCAAAAGCGCCATCTGCACAAATGGATGATAAATTCATTATAGTACTGAATTTGAAGAAATTACCATCTAAAAATCCTCCAGGTTAAGCCAGGTCCCGCTCATTGAGGGAAACGCCACTGTGTGTAACCACTCTGTCACGACAACACACATGGTGGGAGACTCAGCCTCCTCAGTGGAGTTCTTTGTGGGCATCGCCATCGTCTGCTTTCTGTACAGTATGGTGGCTCTTTTGGTATATTTAGGCTACATGCACGTCTACAAGGACTCTGACTTTGGACCCATTTTTGTGAGTATTTATCTTGCTGTTTTGTTTCCCAATAGACACTGTAATTGAGTGACTTGTAGCTTCTGGCTGTAGCGTTGATGTGTCAATCCTCGTTTCCAGGACTTTCTGATCACAGCGATTCTGGTCTTTATGTGGCTGGTGTGTTCATCAGCCTGGGCAAAGGGCCTGCAGAATGTGAAGGATGCCACGGACACTGGAGGCATCAGCGCCACGCTGGAAGTCTGCAAGGGGAGCAACATTACCTGTGAGGTCACTGAGTTCGCCAGCATGCGGACCCTCAACATCTCTGTGGTGAGAAAAAATACAGAGCAGCTTTAGAAATGAGATTTTGGTTACACTAATCTCAGTCAGCATTCACTTCAACTGTCGTTAATTTCCATGATGAAATCCAAATCATTGGCCACTAGAGAGGATATTTATATAAGGATAA encodes:
- the sypl1 gene encoding synaptophysin-like protein 1; the protein is MMTGFRLNLSPLKEPLGFVKLVEWLTAIFAFGCCGGYSGKNIISLFCGDGTNETLTANFHYPFRLSQVPLIEGNATVCNHSVTTTHMVGDSASSVEFFVGIAIVCFLYSMVALLVYLGYMHVYKDSDFGPIFDFLITAILVFMWLVCSSAWAKGLQNVKDATDTGGISATLEVCKGSNITCEVTEFASMRTLNISVVFGYLNMFVWAGNAWFVYKETRWHSQKFSSQPGPGRQQVPAPI